A region of the Methylomagnum ishizawai genome:
CGGGTCGGGGGCCGTGGCCCGCGCATTGGCCCGCGTGAAGACGGGGGCCGAGGTCGGGTGCAGGCGGTAGTCGCGGACGCTGGTGTCGGAATTGATGGGACCGAAGTCCAGCACGCCGACCAGATTAGCCACGGTATCGCCGGCCCTGACGGTATCGTCCTGGCCGATGTAGGGGGTGGGGTTGGGGTTTTGGCTGCTGGAGCCATCGTCGAGGACCACCAGGCTGCGTGCGTTCAGGTCGGCGAGGTTCTGCGCGTCGATGCTGCCCGCGTCGTAGACGTTGGTGGGTTGCCGCAAGCGTCCGCCATAGCCCAAGGTCAACTGGCCGTAGCGGCCCAGGAAGTAGTTTTGCTGCACCGTCATGTCCGGTAAGTCGACGTACATGCCTTCATAGCGTTCGAGTTCGCCGTCGGTGGATTCGGGCAGGGTGATGGAGCTGATGGAGGGTAGGGCGTTGCCGGTGCTGACGACGCCGACCGCCGATACGCTGCCGATTTCGGTGAGTCCGTTGAATTCCTGGACCGTGCCGGTGACTTGCACCCGGTCGCCGACGTTCACCGGGGTGGCGCAGGAACTACAGAAAACAAAGATGCCTTCGGAAGTCGCGGGGTCGCCGTCGTCATTCCCTTCCGGTTCTTGCAGGAAGAAGCCGCTCAGTTGGTTGGACGCTTGCAAGTCGGCGGTCACGATGCCGCTGACCGTCACGGTTTGCCCCAGCAACGGGCTGGTGCTGGCGGAGCCTTGCACGTCGTGGATCGGTGTGGTCGCGATATCGTCGTTGTTGATCGTGCCCTGGCCTTGGGCGTCCGCGACATCCGCGCCCGTTAGGTTGGTGACGTTGACGAAGAAGGTTTCGTTGGATTCGACGGTGGTGTCGCCGTTGACGGCGACGGTGAAGGTGTGGCTGGTGCTACCCTGGGGAATGCTCTGGCCGGTGAGCGCTTGGGCGGTGTAATCGCCGGGGGCGGTCGCGGTGCCGTCGGCGGTGGCGATATCGAAGCTCACGCCGCCCGCGCCCGCGGGCGCGGACAGGCTGACCGTGAAGGTGAAGGTGGTGGTGCCGCTGTCGCCTTCGGTCTTGCTGACATCGTTGATGGACAGGCTGGGGGCCGCCCCTGTGGTCGACAGCGAAAAATTATCGAGGGCCAGGCCGTGGTCGTTGCCGGCGTCGTTATTCTCGATCCAGCGGAGCCAGAGGGTGGTGCCATTGGTCCAGTTCAAGCCGGTCAAGCTGCCGGCACGCGCCGAACGACCGGCGTTATTGCCATCCACCGCCGCCGCGCTGGCGGTCGCGACCGGCGAAGTGAAGTTGAAGGCGGAGCCTGCTGCCGTCCAGGTCGATACCGCCGAGAACGTGGCACCGAAGCCATATTCCAGCACCATGGTCTGCGCCGTGGCGTTGCCGCCGTTACGCCATTGTTCGCCGTCATAGGCGAGGTTCAAGGTATCGATGGTCGCGCCGGAAGTATTGGTGGCCGAGAACGCGATCCAGCCCGCGACCGCACCGGCGGCCGGGGAGCCGAAATAAGCGCCGCCGGAACCCAATCCGCCCAGGGCGCGGTCGCTGGCACCCGTGCTGCCATAGCTGTAGAACGTTCCCGCGTTCGAACCGCCGTTATCCGCGTTATAGGCCGTGATGGCGGTCCCTGGGGCGGGTTGCTTGAACAAAGACCAGCCCGGTAAGGTGGTGTCGTTGGTCCACGCATTGTTGGTGCCGCTCGCGGCCAGGGTGTCGAAGTTCTGGGAATAGCTGCTGGAAAAATTGACCGCGGCCTGCCCGGTCAAGGGTAGCGCCAGCAAGGCGGCGGCCAGCCGTGTCAGTTTGTGGTGGGTTGGGGCCATGTCCGGGGGTCTCCGATGGGGAGTAGTGTTTGTTAGGGATGGGCGTGGCGGGCACGCGGCGCGTGTTTTTCACGGCGCGTTTATAGAGTGGGGGGATGACAGGGGATTTAAGCTTTGGTGACAGCCGGTTGCTGGTGCGGAACACCCGGCTAGGGGTTGGCGTCGCCGATGGGATGGGCCGCGTTGGCCTGGAACCCCTCCGGCACCTTCCCGCTCAGGTAATAGGCGAAGGCGATCACCTCGGCCACGGCCAGATAAAGCTCGCGGGGGATTTCCTCGCCCAGGGGCACCTCGGCCAACACCTTCGCCAGCCCCGGATCGGTGCGCAGCGGCACCCCGTGTTCCTCGGCCAGCGCGATGATTTGCTCGGCCAAATCACCCTTGCCGCTGGCGGTGACGCGGGGGGCGTTCCGTCCGTCGTAGTTCAGGGCGATGGCGAGATCGGGCGGATTGACGACGCGGTTCATGCCTTGAGGTCCAGCAAGGGCGCGGCGGGCGCGGTGTTCCTGGCGTTGGCGGCGGGGGCTTGTGCCAGCGTATCCAGATGGCCCACCGCCAGCCCCGCGCCTTCCAGCCGCGCCCGCAGCCAATCGCCGTGGTCCCGCAACAGCCCGGCGGTGTCCGCCGTGTCGCTCCAGAGGTAGGTATCGATCTTGCCGCCCGCCAGCACCAAGCGGGCCGAGACCGTTCCCAGTCCTGGCGGCCTGAGTTCCAGGTTCACCGACCAATGTTGGGTGGCGGTGGCCTCCGCGCCGCCGTGTTGTGCCTCGGCGTCGATGCGTATCCGCAGGGTGTCGCTTTGCTCGCCTTGGGCATAGGGGATCGCCACGGACCAGGATTGGGTGCCGTCCGGTTGGGGTAGGGCGGCCAGTTGGTCCAGGCCGATGCGCGCCAAAGCGCCCTCGACCTTCCGTGCCAGGGCATCGAGCGGGGAGGGGTCGGTGCCGGTGGTCTGTGCGGTTTCCGGCGTGTTGGCGGGCCGTCCGGCGGTTTCCGCCGGGTGCGCGGGTGCGCCCGTAGCGGGTTGGGCGGCGTCCAGCCGGTCCAATACGGTCAACAGCAAGCCTTTGAAGTCCCCGGCGGGAAAATCCCCACCCCGGTCCAACACCCGCGCCAACCGCGCCTCGAACCATATTCCCGCGTCCCCCAGCGCCTGGGCCAGGCCTTCCGCCGTGGCGAGCCGCCCCGGATTGGGCAGCGCCGCCAAGAGTCCGGCCAGGGCTTGCTTGACCGGGGCGGGCAGGGGGTGGGCCGGGTCCGCCAGTTTGGGCAGCGCCGCCGCGAACTCGGCCAGTGGGATTTGCTTGGGCAGGAGCAGCCGCAGGGCTTGGGCTTCTGGGGTATCGGCGGGAGAGGGCGGGGACGGCGATGCGCCGCCGGGGTGGGCTCCGGGCGGGGCGATGGCGAGCGGACGCAGTTCCGGCGTGGTGCCGGGCCGGGTCACTTCCAGCTTGAGCAGGGTGCCGGGCGGGAGGTCGGCAGTGGTGGCGGCCACCAGGGTTTTGCCGCCGATTTGCAGCAGGAGGTTGGTGTCCGAGAGCCTGGCCCGGACCACGGCGGTCACCACATCGCCCAGTTTCAGCCCCGCCCCGCCCGGTCCCGGCGCGGGAGCCGGACCTATCGGAAGCGGCGTGCGGGTGATTTCCATGGTTCAGGCCAGCAGCAGGTGCTGGACTTGCCAGATATCGTCCTTGGCCCGGTCCAGCACGTCCTGGCTCAGTTCGGTCGCGGACTGGCCCGCCAATAGCTTCCGGTAGGCGGGGGTTTGGTCCAGGTGCGGATGTTTGTGGACCTCCAGGCTGCCGACGAAGCTATGCAATTGCGCCAGGATCACCAGGTCGGTGTAATCGGCGGGGCCGGGACGGTCCAGCAGCCAGTCCTCGGCGTGGCGGGCGGCCTCCTCGAAATCCTTGGGGAAATCCCATTGCCGCAGGATCAAAACGCCCACCGGCGTCCTGAGCGCTTGCAAGGCCGCGTCGAGCTGGGCCGGATCGTCCAGCAGGCCGGGGTGGCGGTCGGCCAGGGTCAGGACCGGCACGCAGCCGATATCGTGGACCAAGCCGGCCAGCATGGCGCGGTCGGGATCGAAGCCGCGCAGCTTATGGGCCAGCACCGCGCAGATGGCGGCGACATAGCCGCTGTGCGCCCACAGGGCGTTCATGCGCTTGCGGATTTGCGGGGATCGCGCCGTGAACACGGATTTGAGCGCGAAGCTGGTGATGAGGTGCTGGGCGGCTTTGAGGCCGATGCGGGTCAGGGCTTCGGGGCAGCTCTCGATCTTCTTGCGGCCGGGGTAGAGCGGGCTGTTGGCGATGTGGATCAACCGCGCCGTGATGGCGGGGTCGAGTTGCACCACGCGGGCGATGCGGGCGTTGTTGGCCTTTTCGTCGTTGATGGCTTTGCGGATTTTGAGCGAGATTTCCGGCAAGGTCGGCAGGACCAGCTTTTCCGCCCGCAAGTCCTGGTAGCACTGGCGGAGCAGCGGGTTGTGCGCGTCCTCTGTGGGGGCGGCGGGTATGGCGGACACGGGGGTCTCCGTTGGGGCGGGCGGTGGTGGGTTCCCGATACTAGGTTAGCGGCATTCCGGGGGTTTGTTGGAGGGGGTCCGTCCACCCGGACTGGCTGCCGGGGATTTCCGCCCGTTTCGCCAAGCCGGGCTTGTCCCGCCGTCTTAAAGGCGGCGGGCCGCGCCGCCCCGCCGCCCCGCCCCGCGATCATGCCTTACCGGCATGTCCCATCCGCCGCCGACAAAGCCTCCACCACCGTCGGCCCCGCCGGTTGCACCAGCGCTTCGGGATGTTTGTCCAGATAATCCAGGATCGGCCTGGGATCGAATTCCCGCCGGGCGCGGCAAGCATCGCCGCCCGGCCCGCCCAAGACCCCCGCCACGAAGCCCGCGCACAGACCCGCCCCGAGATGTTCCCTGGGGGTATCGGTCTTCTTCCAGAGCGTGCCCGGCGTTTTGAACAGGGCCAGATATTCCCCGCAGGCCCATTTCAGCCAAGTCCCGTCCTTGGGCGCGAGATGGGCCGAATACAGCGCCGACAACGGTCCCTTGTCGATCTGTCCCGGTTCCGCCGCGCATTCCCCGGCCAGCAGGGCCAATCCCATCGCCATCGCCGCCCATTTCATCGTGTTGCCTCCTCGCTTTGCCGGATGATTCCGGGCCGTTCCCGGTCCAGGCGCAAACCATAGCCCAATAAAAAACGGGGCTCCACATCCCTGTGGAACCCCGTTCCATCCCACCCATCAGCGGCTGGGGGTCTGCTCCCACCAGTTCACGAAGCCCGGCGCCCCCTTCCTGCCCATGGCGTTGACATAGGCGACCAGGTTGTTGAGGTCGTTGCCGCACAGGTAATTCTTGAAGGCGGGCATCCCCTCGTCGGAACCGCCGGGCACCACCTCCCGCACATCGTCGCCCTCGCCCGCGATCTTGGGGCCCATGCCGCCCAGGCCGGTCATGCCGTGGCAGCTATAGCAGTTGAGGCGCAGATAGGCCCGGCGTCCTTCCTCGACCGGGCTGAGGGTTTCGGCCATGCAGGGTTCCTTCACCGCGATATTGACCGTGGCGCTGGCCTTGGCGGTCGCGCCCCCCGCCTTGCCGGTGGCGGTGATGGTGTACTTGGTGGCGGGTTGGGGCAGCCGGGGATAGCCGCTGATGACGCCGGTCTTGGCGTCCAGGGCCAACCCCAAGGGCAGGGCGGGGCTGCTGGCGTAGGCCACCGGAACCCCGGCGTCGAAGCCGGTCGCGGCATAGGCCGGGGTCGCCGCCATGGTCTGGTCCTTGGGCAGCACCAGGGCTTGGGAGGCCGGGGCGAGGCCCGCCGCCGCCGCGCCGTCCGCGAGGCAGAACAGCAACAGGCCGGGCAACAGGGCGCTGGAAAGATTCGCGTGCGCTTTCATATTCTATTTACCTTCATGGTTGGAGGGGTGCGCCGGAGCCGCGTCGGCGGGACTTCCGGGCGGACCCAGGTCGGGTTCGATGAGCGGTAGGTGATAGGCCGAGAGGATGCGCTGGATGTCGTCGCGCCGTCGTTCGATGGCGGCGTCCAGCCGGGCGGCGAGCGCCTGGTCGTCCTTCCGGACGCCCATGGCGATGTCGTAGGCGAACGGCATTCCGGGCATCCCGGCGTCGTTGGGCGCGGGCCGCACCGCCAAGGCGTCGCCGTACCGGGCCGCGTAATAGCCCCCGAACGGTCCCCAGACGATGGCCATGTCGATCCGGCCTCGGGCCACGGCCTCGATGATTTGGCCCTGGGGCTGTTTCACCGAAGCCCCGCCCCACAGGGAAAAGCCGAAGATGTTGTTGGCGAGTCCATGTCGGCCCAGGGCGACGGCGGGCGGCGAATTGGAGCCGTCGTTGCCGACCGTGTGCAGGCCGATCTTGAGCCCGCGCAACACCGGATCGTCGTAGGACTGGAAATCCAGGCCGCGCTGGCGCTGGCTGACCACGACATAGCCGGAGCGGTAATAGGGCCGGGTGGTCCGCACCCGCTCGAATCCGCCGGGCACGCTGATGACCACATCGCAACGGTCCGCGCCCAAGGTCTGGCGGAAGAAGCTTTGGCGCTGCTTCAGCCAGGTGTAGGCCACGCGGGCGTGCAGGTCCTGGGCCAATACCTGGGCGATCTTGTTCTCGTAGCCTTCCTGCCCCAGGTTGGAATACGGCAGATTGTCGGGATCGGCGCAGACGCGCAGCGTACCGCCCGCGAGGGCCGGTCCCGCGGCCAGCGCGGCGGCCAACGCGGTCCAGCGCAGCCGCCGGGGAAAGGCTCGGGATCGTGGGCTCATGGGCGTGAAACCGGGACTCAAGGGTTCAGCTTGAAGACATGGACCCGGCCACCGCCATTGGTGGCGCCGCCGCTTTCCGAGCCGGTCTTGCCGGGGCAGGGCTTGCCGCTGGCGGTGAAGCCGCCCGCCAGCCAACCCACGCCACTGAACACCGCCACCCGTTGCTGCTTGTCCGGTCCCATGAAGGTGATCGGCGTGCCGACCGTGCCGCATTCATAGCCATTGGCATCGGTCAGCGCGGTCTCGAACAACAGGTCGCCGGTGATGGCGTCGAGCGCCTTGAACTTGTTGTCGAGGGTGCCGTAGAAGATCACGTCGCCCTGGGTCGCCAACACGCCGCTATAGATGGCGGCCGGTTCGGGATAGGCCCATTTGCGGGTGTTGCTGGTGATATCCCAGGCCACCAACTCGCCGGAAAACAGCCCGCCCGGTCCCAGGGTCATGGTGATGTTCTGGCCCATGAACGGCGCGCCGGCGATATATTCGGCCTTCAGGCCCTCGTAGGTCTGGCACAGGTTGAAGGTCGGCACATAGAACAAATTGGTGCGCGGCGAAAACGCCATCGGTTCCCAGCCCTTCAAGCCCATGGCCGAGGGGCAGATATCGGTGGTCGGGACGCCTTGATGGGTGGCTTTGGGCGAGTCCGGGACCACCTGGCCCTTGGCGTCGAGGAACACCGGCAGGCCGGTGGCGAGGTCGATATGGTCGGCCCAGTTCACCGCTTCCGGCTTGGGACCGAACTTGGTCGCCGCCAGGACTTCGCCGCTGAGCCGGTCGAAGGTGTAGGCGAAGCCGTTCTTGTTGAAATGCACCAGCACCTGGGCATGGCTGCCGCTGGCGTTGGTGATCGGGGTGGTGAGGGTCAGCGGGACGCTTTCGCCCGAAGCCGCGTCGTAGTCCCAGTAATCGTGCGGCGTGGTCTGGTAGATCCATTGCGCCAAGCCGGTCGAGGCGTTGCGGGCGAACACCGACGCGCCCCATTTGTTAGCACCGGGGCGTTGGTCGGCATTCCAGGTGCCGGGCTGGCTGGTGCCGTAGAACAGCAGGTCGGTGGCGGCGTCGTAATTGATGAAGCCCCAGACCGAACTGCCGCCCTGCTGCCATTTGTTGCCGGCGCCTTCCCAGCTGGTGACGCCCTGGTCCACGCCCTGGTTCTTGCCCTTCTGGTAGAACGAGTTATAGAAGGCGCTGCCGACCTTGACATCGCTGTCGGGTCCGGTGGTGTAGGCGGTCCATTGCACCGCGCCGGTCGCGAGGTCCAGCGACTTGACCCAGCCCCGCACCGCCATTTCGCCGCTGGAACTACCCACGATCACCCGGTATTTACCCGCTGCGGCCTTGTTCGGGACGATGAGGACCGCGCCATTGGTGGTGACGCCGGTCTTGGGGTCGGCCAGGGAGGTGCGCCATTTCTGCTTGTGGGTCGCGACATCCACCGCCACCACGGTGTCGTCCAGCGTGGTGTAGACCACGAGGCCGTTCTGGTAGGCCGGGCCGCGGTTGACCGTGTCGCAGCAATTCACGCCGAAGGCATAGCGGTTGACGCTGGGGGAGAAGGTCCACAGGGTCGCGCCGCTGCTGAGGTCGTAGGCGATCAGCTTGTTCGGGAAGGGCGTCACCACGTACAAGGTGCTGCCGACCACCAGGGGAGCGCCCATGTGGCTGCCATTGACGCCGGTCTTGAAGGTGCGTTCCAGCACCAGCTTGGAATCGAGGGGAGTGCCGATGCTGGTCCGGTTGATTTGGGCGAGTTCGCTGTAATGGGTGCCGTCCAGGGCGCCGCCATGGCTGGTCCATTGGTTGCCGGTGCCGACCACGGTGGTCAGCGCGGCCCCGGCCCCCAGGCTATGGATTCCCAGCAATAGCGCGATAGGCCATCCCGCCCGTGGCCGGGATGGAGGTTGGAAGAAGCCCGTGGCCGACGCGCCGCCATGGAATTGGTTTTTCATAAGATTAAGCCCCCAAGAGCTGAAGTTCGCGGAATCCCACACCGTCCGGTCCGGGCGGCGATGGGTGGATTTATTGACAACGGAGCGGTGGTTTAAAGCGCCTGCGACTAATATGGCAAGCATAGCTTAAAAAATCCGGTTTATAGGTGATAGGTATCGGGGTATTTTTGGGATTTATCCCCGTGGCGATGGCGAGACAATTTTATATTTAACAGCGCATGTAAGCATGAAAATTTAATGACTATGTCGTAAAAAATGAATCTGAATATTTACATATTTAAAGCGTGGTCGATACGCAAAATGTGCGGCTGTTCCGGCGTAATCTATACATTCTTCGCCAGTGGATGGCCGGATGCGGCGCTGGCTTGTGATACTTCGCCCGAGCGGTCGCCGGAGGGCTCGATAGCAATGATTAGCAAACATCATGCCGACATTGGTCGCCAGGAAAATGTGATAGTATTCACAGTCCAGCCGGATCGGAACAAACCAAAATTGCAGCCCCGCAAAAAATGACTGCAAGCTTGGTATGGACTCCTGGAATGGCTTGTTTTTGGTGGGTGGCTTAAATAGGGTATTTTGGCTGGGTTGCGGCCCGGAATGGGCCAAATGATAAGCGTTATCTTTGGAAGTGTTGGCGAGGGTATCGAGCGGCTATGCCAGCCGCGCCGCGATCCATAACCCTCCGGCCCGGCCCGTCCGGGCGCGACAGACCCGCCTTATAAAAGGACGCGGGACCAAGCCATCCCCGTCATCGCGACGCAGCGCCCGGCCCGTCCAAGCCACCGATTTTTATTGTGGTCGCACTGAATTTTCAGTACCCTGCACCGCGGTTTGCGCCGCCATGGAAACGGACAATCAATCCAATCCGCGTGCAGCCACCCTTGACAAAGTGGCGCACAAGGGACCGGATCACCCAATAGGGAAACGTTCCGCCAACCCGCCGGTTCGTTGGAAAAAACCGGCACGCCAAGCCAAGCAAGCAATAAGAAATTCGGAAACCTACTGACAGAGAAGAGAGAGGAGGAAACTATCGTGTTACAAGCAAATGCGTCGGTAATCATCGCATTATTGATGGGTATCGCCGGTATCGCCTACGTCAAATGGCAGCTCAAGCGGGTGCTGTCCTGCGATGAGGGCAATGAGACCATGCGGGGTATCGCCGCCGCCATCCAGGAAGGCGCGTCCGCGTTCCTGAGCCGCGAATACCGTGTGTTGGCCATCTTCGTCGCCATCGTCGCCGCCATCATCGCCGCCTTCCTGGCGTGGCAGACCGCGGTGTGCTTCGTGGTGGGCGCGGTCGCTTCCGCCGGGGCCGGCTATCTCGGCATGTACGTGGCTGTCCGTTCCAATGTGCGTACCGCCGCCGCCGCCAGCCATGGCCTGCACCAAGGTTTGCGCGTCGCCTTCGGCTCGGGCGCGATCATGGGCATGTCGGTGGTGAGCTTTTCGCTGCTGGGCATGACCATCCTTTTCCTCATCTTCAGCGGCAGCCCCGAGCAATTGACCTATGTCACCGGCTTCGGCTTCGGTGCCAGTTCCATCGCGCTGTTCGCCCGTGTCGGCGGCGGCATCTACACCAAGGCCGCCGACGTGGGCGCGGACTTGGTGGGCAAGGTCGAGAAGGGCATCCCCGAGGACGATCCCCGCAACCCCGCCGTGATCGCCGACAACGTGGGCGACAACGTGGGCGACGTGGCCGGCATGGGCGCTGACTTGTTCGAGTCCTATAGCTCCTCCATCATCGCCGCCGCCGCCTTGGGCGCTTCTCTGGGCGTGAATTCGCTGGCCTTCATCGGCCTGCCGTTCTTGATCGGCGCGGTGGGCGTGTTGGCCTCCCTCTACGGCATCTACATGGTGACCGCCGAGGACGATTGGAAAATCCGCCAAAGCACCAATCCGGTCCTGGTCCTCTTCAACAAGTTCGTCACCCAGATCGACGAAACCGCTTCCCTGCAAGCTTTGCTGGACGCGCTGCGCCGTTCGGTGTGGGGCGCTTCGGCCTTGATCGTTGTGTTTTCGCTGCTGGCCGTGTTGCTGACCGGCGTGAGCATCAACTACTGGTTCGTGATCCTGGTCGGCCTGGTCGCGGGCAACGGCATCGCCTACGTGACCGAGTACTACACCTCGTACACCGAGAAGCCGGTCAAGTCGATTGCCGAAGCCTGCCAGACCGGCCCGGCCACCACCATCATCCAGGGCACCGCCGTCGGCATGATGAGTACGGTGTTCCCGGTGTTGATCACCGCCGTGGCCATCCTGGTCAGCATTTGGCTGGGCCATAAGGCCGATGGGTCCATCACCGCCGGCCTCTACGCCGTGGCCCTGGCCGGCGTGGGCATGCTCAGCACCCTGGGCGTGACCCTGGCCACCGACGCCTACGGCCCGGTCGCCGACAACGCCGGTGGCATCGCCGAGATGAGCCATCTGCCGCACGAGGTCCGCCAGCGTACCGACGCCCTGGACAGCCTGGGCAACACCACCGCCGCCACCGGCAAGGGTTTCGCCATCGGTTCCGCCGTGCTGACCGCCCTGGCCTTGTTGGGCGCCTACATCACCGCCGCCAAGATCGATTCCCTGAGCATCCTGGCCCCGACCATGCTGCCCGGCATCCTGATCGGCGCGATGCTGCCGTTCCTGTTCTCCGCCATGACCATGAGCGCGGTGGGCAAGGCCGCCTACAACATCGTGTTGGAAGTGCGCCGCCAGTTCAAGGAAATCCCCGGCCTGATGGAAGGCACCGGCAAGCCCGACTACGCGGCTTGCGTGGGCATCTCCACCGAGGGCGCGCTGAAGGAAATGATGATCCCCGGCACCATGGCGGTCGTGGTGCCTTTGATCGTCGGCTTCGTGCTGGGCAAGGAAGCGCTGGCCGGCCTCTTGATCGGCACCACCGCCTCTGGCTTCCTGCTGGCCGTGATGATGGCGAACGCGGGCGGCGCCTGGGACAACGCCAAGAAGTGGATCGAAACCGGGCAGTACGGCGGCAAGGGCTCCGACGCCCATAAGGCCGCCGTGGTGGGCGACACCGTGGGCGATCCCTTCAAGGACACTTCCGGTCCCTCGCTCAACATCCTCATCAAGCTGATGAGCATCGTGAGCTTGGTGTTCGCCAGCGCCTTCGGTTCGGGCTGGTTGAGCTTCTAAGCTAAACCGTCCTTCCGGGCCGATAAAAAAGCCCGCCTCCCTCACGGGGGGGCGGGCTTTTTGTTTGGGGCTTATCAACCAATCCCGCGGGCCTGTCGGTTTTATTCAACCACGACCGCCTTGGCCTGATACACTGCCCGTCCTTCCCGGTCCGGTTATACGGCCCCGGATGGGTCGACAGACAGCGTTGTTAATGCCCGTGTATGTATAAGGAGAACCGCGATGTCACCATTCCCATTAGAGGTGCCGGCCTTGGCCGCGGCGAAGCTCAAATCCTACGGAGCCCTGGGCTTGTGCTTGTGGCTGGGCGGGACCGGGTGGGCGCGGGCGGAACCCGATTTCGCCGCCATCCCCAACGACCGTCTGACCGGCGCTTTCCATATCGCCACCGCGACGGCGGACCTGGACGCCGACGGCAAGGCCGATCTGGTCACGGCCAATTTCGACGACAACACCGTGTCCGTGGTCCTGGGCCGGGGCGACGGGACTTTCCAGGCCAAGGTGGATTATCCGGTGGGCAGCTTCCCGGCGGGGGTGGTGGTGGCCGATTTCAACCGCGACGGCAAGCCGGATATCGCCACCGCCAACTGGGGGGGCACCACGGTGTCGGTATTGAACGGCCTGGGCGACGGGACGTTCGGGATCAAGAAGGATTATCCGGCCCGGCAAAGCTCCTACCGCATCGCCGCGGCGGATATCAATGGCGATGGCTATATCGACCTCGCCACCGTGGGGTATAACGGGCGGAATTATGGCGTCTCGGTCCTGCTCGGCAACGGCGGGGGGACCCTGTTCAATTTTATCGGCAGGTATGTCACGTCCGGCAATACCTATGCCCTGGCGGCGGCGGACCTGAACGGCGATGGCAGGGCGGATATCGCCGCCGCCAACGAAAAGGGCGCGGATTCCACCGTCACCGTCTGGTTCGCCGATGGCGCGGGCCTTTTGTGGAACGGCAAGCATTATCCCGTGGGCCGCGATCCCATCGGGCTGGTCGTGGCGGATCTCGACGGCGATGGCAAGCCCGACCTCGCCACGGCCAACACCGGCGACGATACGGTGTCGGTGCTGCTGGGCCTGGGCGGCGGCCTATTCGGGGCGCGGGCCGACTATGGAGCGGGGCAAACCCCCCAGGCGCTGGCTGCGGCGGACCTCGACGGCGACGGCAAGCCCGACCTCGCCACGGCCAATAACAAAGGCGGGGCGGTGTCGGTGCTGTTGGGCCTGGGTGCCGGCAAGTTCAAGCCCAAGGCCGATTATGGCCGCGGATCGGCCACGTCCGTGGTGGTGGCCGATTTCAACGGCGACCAGCGGCGCGACCTGGCCTTGGGTCGGGGCGGGGACAACACCTACGACGTACTCCTGGGCGATGGCTCGGGCGGCCTGTCCGGGCCGGAAATCCCCAAGGGCGTCTATGCCGTGGGCTTGAATCCCGCCCAGGCGGTGGTGGCCGACCTCGACCACGATGGCCGTTTGGATGTCGCCACGGCCAACTGGGGCGACGACAGCGTGTCGGTGCTGGGCGGCAACGGGGATGGGACTTTGCGGGCGGCGGTGCGTTATGCAGTGGGCCGGGCGCCCCGCGCCCTGGCGGCGGGCCGCCTGAACCCGGACCACAGGCCGGAGTTGGTCACGATCAGCAGCTATTGGAACGGGTCGGGCTATAGCAATAGCTTCTCGGTCCTGCTCGCCCGCGGGGCCGGTGGTTACCGGGCCAAGCTGGATTATCCGGTGGCGCACAGCGGCTCTTTG
Encoded here:
- a CDS encoding putative Ig domain-containing protein, with amino-acid sequence MKAHANLSSALLPGLLLFCLADGAAAAGLAPASQALVLPKDQTMAATPAYAATGFDAGVPVAYASSPALPLGLALDAKTGVISGYPRLPQPATKYTITATGKAGGATAKASATVNIAVKEPCMAETLSPVEEGRRAYLRLNCYSCHGMTGLGGMGPKIAGEGDDVREVVPGGSDEGMPAFKNYLCGNDLNNLVAYVNAMGRKGAPGFVNWWEQTPSR
- a CDS encoding flagellar hook-length control protein FliK, with product MEITRTPLPIGPAPAPGPGGAGLKLGDVVTAVVRARLSDTNLLLQIGGKTLVAATTADLPPGTLLKLEVTRPGTTPELRPLAIAPPGAHPGGASPSPPSPADTPEAQALRLLLPKQIPLAEFAAALPKLADPAHPLPAPVKQALAGLLAALPNPGRLATAEGLAQALGDAGIWFEARLARVLDRGGDFPAGDFKGLLLTVLDRLDAAQPATGAPAHPAETAGRPANTPETAQTTGTDPSPLDALARKVEGALARIGLDQLAALPQPDGTQSWSVAIPYAQGEQSDTLRIRIDAEAQHGGAEATATQHWSVNLELRPPGLGTVSARLVLAGGKIDTYLWSDTADTAGLLRDHGDWLRARLEGAGLAVGHLDTLAQAPAANARNTAPAAPLLDLKA
- a CDS encoding EscU/YscU/HrcU family type III secretion system export apparatus switch protein, with the protein product MNRVVNPPDLAIALNYDGRNAPRVTASGKGDLAEQIIALAEEHGVPLRTDPGLAKVLAEVPLGEEIPRELYLAVAEVIAFAYYLSGKVPEGFQANAAHPIGDANP
- a CDS encoding Rap1a/Tai family immunity protein, whose product is MKWAAMAMGLALLAGECAAEPGQIDKGPLSALYSAHLAPKDGTWLKWACGEYLALFKTPGTLWKKTDTPREHLGAGLCAGFVAGVLGGPGGDACRARREFDPRPILDYLDKHPEALVQPAGPTVVEALSAADGTCR
- a CDS encoding HDOD domain-containing protein, which encodes MSAIPAAPTEDAHNPLLRQCYQDLRAEKLVLPTLPEISLKIRKAINDEKANNARIARVVQLDPAITARLIHIANSPLYPGRKKIESCPEALTRIGLKAAQHLITSFALKSVFTARSPQIRKRMNALWAHSGYVAAICAVLAHKLRGFDPDRAMLAGLVHDIGCVPVLTLADRHPGLLDDPAQLDAALQALRTPVGVLILRQWDFPKDFEEAARHAEDWLLDRPGPADYTDLVILAQLHSFVGSLEVHKHPHLDQTPAYRKLLAGQSATELSQDVLDRAKDDIWQVQHLLLA
- a CDS encoding ExeM/NucH family extracellular endonuclease produces the protein MAPTHHKLTRLAAALLALPLTGQAAVNFSSSYSQNFDTLAASGTNNAWTNDTTLPGWSLFKQPAPGTAITAYNADNGGSNAGTFYSYGSTGASDRALGGLGSGGAYFGSPAAGAVAGWIAFSATNTSGATIDTLNLAYDGEQWRNGGNATAQTMVLEYGFGATFSAVSTWTAAGSAFNFTSPVATASAAAVDGNNAGRSARAGSLTGLNWTNGTTLWLRWIENNDAGNDHGLALDNFSLSTTGAAPSLSINDVSKTEGDSGTTTFTFTVSLSAPAGAGGVSFDIATADGTATAPGDYTAQALTGQSIPQGSTSHTFTVAVNGDTTVESNETFFVNVTNLTGADVADAQGQGTINNDDIATTPIHDVQGSASTSPLLGQTVTVSGIVTADLQASNQLSGFFLQEPEGNDDGDPATSEGIFVFCSSCATPVNVGDRVQVTGTVQEFNGLTEIGSVSAVGVVSTGNALPSISSITLPESTDGELERYEGMYVDLPDMTVQQNYFLGRYGQLTLGYGGRLRQPTNVYDAGSIDAQNLADLNARSLVVLDDGSSSQNPNPTPYIGQDDTVRAGDTVANLVGVLDFGPINSDTSVRDYRLHPTSAPVFTRANARATAPDPVGGNLKVASANVLNYFTTLDESGSPGCYPGGTRADCRGADSLDELDRQADKLVRELAALDADVVGLMEIENNGPTAVGDLVSRLNALVGSGSYTYVQDPIEYQNHSANGTTDAIKVAMIYKPGKVTPVGSAQALDSAAFSIGRAPVAQTFQANANDARFTVVVNHFKSKSSCPASGPDVDQGDGQGCFNATRVAQAQALLGFIADLKATSGDDDVLVIGDLNAYGQEDPVQTLVGGGLIDQLAARIAHPYSYVFDGLAGYLDHALTTASLGTQVAGVTEWHNNADEPSFIDYNLEFKQPACAACEPDLYTQAPYRASDHDPVLIGFNLARSAFAGNSSNNALTGTAGGDQLTGNGGKDTLTGLGGKDWFVYNSVTDGIDTITDFTPGTDQIVLTQLLQSLHIGNANPIAAGHVVCAAQGADSSLAIDPDAGGPAAKRVLAIVKGVGCGSLLQTLNFTF